In the Mastacembelus armatus chromosome 17, fMasArm1.2, whole genome shotgun sequence genome, one interval contains:
- the LOC113133911 gene encoding E3 ubiquitin/ISG15 ligase TRIM25-like, whose amino-acid sequence MAAATISIEQEQFCCPVCLEVLRDPVTIPCGHSYCLGCIEDYWNRPKQKSQSSCPQCRQVFNPRPPLSRNTVLSEVVEKFQGTNPEEVTCGVCTGRRSKAVKSCLVCSESYCVAHLRAHEERFHGKTHRLISASAELRHKLCPQHDKLLRLFCRTDQQCVCSQCVKERHRGHDAVTAMDERTAQQKKLQETSLKSVQKLKDTEKELRYVIKYIKHSTEAAVEESERIFSKLIRSIEKQSCEVKELMRVQERAAVSQAEVLLKKIQREIAELRRTDAELEKLCCNEDHIHFLQKCKSLHFPTKTVEMPSTDALPYLMYKSMRGVLADLKDSLDETLEREFNRISEKVTSLKETSNKHTSEKTKVKDADIPYDMEPKTRADFLQYYNDVTLDLNTANPYLCFSDGRRVVTTRSEPQPYPDHPDRFTSWAQVLCRAGMAGRCYWEVEWAGNGGVSIGICYKNMSRSGGGSDCKLGHNSKSWSLDCSLLNICSFQHNKESVTISTPCSNRIGVYLDFRGGILSFYNVSNRMVLIHKVKATFSQPVHPGFWVGLGSTLKLCSLQASN is encoded by the exons ATGGCAGCAGCTACTATTTCTATCGAGCAAGAGCAGTTTTGTTGTCCGGTGTGCCTGGAGGTTTTGAGGGACCCGGTGACGATCCCGTGTGGACACAGCTATTGTTTGGGCTGCATTGAAGACTACTGGAACAGGCCCAAGCAGAAAAGCCAGTCCAGCTGCCCTCAGTGCAGGCAGGTGTTCAACCCGAGACCTCCGCTCAGCAGAAACACGGTTCTGAGTGAAGTAGTGGAAAAGTTCCAGGGAACCAATCCCGAGGAGGTGACATGCGGTGTTTGCACGGGGAGAAGGAGCAAAGCTGTTAAATCCTGCCTTGTGTGTTCCGAGTCTTACTGTGTGGCTCACTTGAGAGCGCACGAAGAGCGCTTCCACGGAAAGACCCACAGACTGATCTCAGCGTCAGCCGAGCTGAGACACAAGCTGTGCCCACAGCACGATAAACTCCTGAGGCTGTTCTGCCGCACCGACCAGCAGTGCGTGTGCTCTCAGTGCGTCAAAGAGAGACACCGAGGCCATGACGCAGTGACAGCGATGGACGAGAGAACAGCGCAGCAG AAAAAACTCCAGGAAACCTCTTTGAAGTCTGTGCAGAAACTGAAGGACACAGAGAAGGAGCTTCGGTATGTTATCAAATACATCAAG CACTCCACAGAGGCAGCAGTCGAGGAGAGTGAGAGGATTTTCTCGAAGCTAATCCGCTCCATAGAGAAACAAAGCTGCGAGGTGAAGGAGCTGATGAGAGTCCAGGAGAGAGCAGCTGTCAGTCAGGCAGAGGTGCTGCTGAAGAAGATTCAGAGGGAGATAGCAGAACTCAGGAGGACTGATGCTGAGCTGGAGAAACTCTGTTGCAATGAGGACCACATCCACTTTCTTCAG aagtGCAAGTCTCTTCATTTCCCTACAAAGACCGTAGAGATGCCCAGTACTGATGCGCTTCCATATTTGATGTACAAAAGCATGAGAGGAGTGCTGGCTGATCTGAAAGACAGCCTGGATGAAACACTTGAAAGAGAATTCAACAGAATCTCTGAGAAAG TAACTTCACTGAAGGAAACCAGCAATAAACACACCTCTGAAAAGACTAAAG TGAAAGATGCTGACATACCCTACGACATGGAACCAAAGACGAGAGCTGATTTTCTACAGT ATTACAATGATGTAACACTGGACCTGAACACAGCCAACCCGTATTTATGCTTCTCTGATGGTCGGAGAGTGGTGACCACACGTTCAGAGCCGCAGCCTTACCCGGACCACCCGGATCGATTCACCAGCTGGGCCCAGGTGCTGTGCCGAGCTGGAATGGCTGGGCGCTGCTACTGGGAGGTAGAGTGGGCTGGAAATGGTGGAGTTTCCATTGGTATCTGCTACAAAAACATGAGCAGGAGTGGAGGAGGGAGTGACTGCAAGCTGGGGCACAACTCCAAATCCTGGAGCCTGGACTGCTCTTTGTTAAATATCTGCTCATTTCAGCACAATAAGGAGAGTGTGACCATCTCTACTCCCTGCTCCAACAGAATAGGAGTGTACCTGGATTTCAGAGGTGGGATTTTATCTTTCTACAATGTTTCTAATAGAATGGTTTTAATTCATAAAGTGAAGGCAACATTCAGCCAGCCAGTACACCCAGGATTTTGGGTGGGATTGGGATCTACTTTGAAGCTGTGTTCTCTTCAAGCATCAAACTGA